Proteins encoded in a region of the Anopheles ziemanni chromosome 2, idAnoZiCoDA_A2_x.2, whole genome shotgun sequence genome:
- the LOC131293936 gene encoding larval cuticle protein 65Ag1-like, giving the protein MNIKPRAMNYFTTASCLAVICLLVLMKPALGAPAQNLDPELIFYENTRDENGYSFSYKTKDGQYREERGEINAETGVLVVNGVYGFIGTDGESYEYNYVADEEGYRIVTKEPEIGFAPPLSNAALLTLVG; this is encoded by the exons ATGAACATTAAGCCACGAGCCATG aACTATTTCACAACTGCCTCGTGCCTTGCGGTCATTTGCTTGCTGGTGCTAATGAAACCCGCTTTGGGAGCCCCTGCCCAAAATCTCGACCCGGAGTTGATTTTCTACGAGAATACGAGAGACGAAAATGGGTACAGCTTCTCGTACAAAACCAAAGACGGTCAGTACCGCGAGGAGCGTGGTGAGATTAATGCTGAAACGGGGGTCCTTGTCGTCAACGGAGTGTACGGGTTCATCGGGACTGATGGAGAATCGTACGAGTACAACTACGTCGCCGATGAGGAAGGATATCGTATTGTGACGAAGGAACCGGAAATTGGATTCGCTCCTCCACTGTCCAACGCTGCCTTACTGACACTCGTTGGTTGA
- the LOC131293937 gene encoding larval cuticle protein 65Ag1-like produces the protein MRHTVNILLLLIAITLRDVNGAPAKDVDPNLKSFLIEADDTEQMFAYQTKDGQTREETVSWDGGKLVISGWYRYLGPDGVSYTVQYVADEKGFQPLGAHLPGADPDPDQYVISQPFAGGISKTVLLSLTG, from the exons ATGAGGCACACGGTGAAC ATTTTATTGTTGCTGATTGCAATCACATTGCGTGACGTAAACGGGGCCCCTGCAAAGGATGTCGATccaaatttaaaaagtttccTCATCGAAGCCGATGACACAGAGCAAATGTTTGC TTATCAAACAAAAGATGGACAAACGCGGGAAGAAACGGTTTCTTGGGATGGCGGTAAACTCGTCATCTCAGGATGGTATCGATACCTTGGACCGGACGGGGTTTCCTACACGGTGCAGTACGTCGCGGACGAGAAAGGATTTCAACCGCTCGGCGCTCATCTACCCGGAGCCGATCCCGATCCGGACCAGTACGTCATATCTCAACCGTTTGCGGGAGGAATTTCCAAAACGGTGCTGCTTTCGTTAACTGGATAA
- the LOC131293938 gene encoding larval cuticle protein 65Ag1-like, whose protein sequence is MNKETVCHLVIIVNLILSIDARPANEVGHNFDHFEVSSDQRGGQSFSYKTKDGQWRDETVEVDAATGKLVISGWYRYVGTDGEIYQVKYVADENGFRPLGTHLPGADLSDPSVFGVFTPLADGISKTVLLSLVG, encoded by the exons ATGAATAAG GAAACAGTTTGTCATCTGGTGATAATTGTAAATCTAATCCTGTCAATCGACGCACGACCCGCAAATGAAGTTGGCCACAACTTTGATCACTTTGAAGTCAGCAGCGACCAGCGCGGAGGACAATCATTTTC GTACAAAACCAAGGATGGTCAATGGCGTGACGAAACGGTGGAGGTGGACGCCGCCACCGGGAAGCTGGTCATATCCGGCTGGTACCGGTACGTCGGTACGGATGGGGAGATTTACCAGGTGAAGTACGTGGCGGACGAGAACGGCTTCCGACCGCTTGGAACGCATCTTCCGGGTGCCGATCTGTCGGATCCGAGTGTCTTCGGCGTATTTACGCCGCTCGCCGATGGTATCTCCAAGACAGTGTTGC